In Clostridium thermosuccinogenes, the genomic stretch TTTTTCATTTATATTGTGAGTTGGAAATTTTGTGTTAGAATTAAATTGGCTACTGTTGTCATATCTTATCAGATATTTATAATAATATAACCGTATGGACGCCATTTAGGTTAAAATATCCTGACGAATTAACAAAAGGATATGGAGGATTATATCATCATGAAAGTGGGAAAGTGGAAATAGAATTAGCGCTGAGAGAAGAAAATAAAAATGATTTTTGGATTCATCTTGAAAAAGCCAAAGCAATAAATTAAATGAAATTATTTTTGCTGAAGAAATAGAAAAACATAAAGAAGACATATTGTATAACTGGTATAAGGATAAAGAACATCAGGACATATCATCAAATAAATTAGTAACAATCGAGAGTACAATGAATTTTGTAGAAGATGCAACTAATTTTGTTGTTAGCAAATTAATCAATTGCGTATAATAAGCATTTTCAGAAATATCTATGTGATACGGGCTACCTAAAAGTGGTTACGATTAGCATGCAAAATCCATATCAAATATGCTGTAATATCGCTAATTACCAATGAAGACTATAGACCAAGCACGACGCGGAAGGGCTTTTGATAGTCTTTAAAGAGATGTTTCGGAAAGTGATTACATATAAGATATGCCCTATTACCTATTAAAAAATTTAGCGCTAGATGAAATGGAAAATTACATATACATTTGATATAATTGGGTACTATAATTTACATAAATAGGGGGAATATATGCAAAACATGATTACCATTCAACATACTCAATCGATACATCATACAAATGGCATGATTGGCTCATGGACAGACTGGGATTTATCCGAATGTTGCATATTGGTAGAATTATGTACAACAGAAATAATAATATACTAAAAGAAAGGTTTTGTTTAATGAAGATAATAGTTAGAGAAGCCACAGAAAAGGCTTCTAAAATAATTGCCTCGATAGGGGTTGCCTCATGGCAGGCTGCTTACCGGGGTATAGTTTCTGATGAATATCTTAACTCGCTTTCTGTAGAGGGAAGAGAAAAGCACATAATAAACAGTATTGCAAACCCAACCAATAGGTTTGCAATTGCGGAATTAGATGGAGAACCAGTAGGTATGATATGCTTTTATCCCCTAAGCAACGATGCACATGCAAAAAGAGAGTGGGAAATAAAAGCTCTTTATGTCCTTCCTCAGTATTGGAATAAGGGCATTGGAAGAACATTAATACAATATGCCTTTCAATATATGGTTGCAAACAAAGGGGAAGTTTGCAATTTGTGGGTATTGGCTGATAATCAAAATGCAAGAAAATTCTATGAAAGAATGGGCATGTCATTTACAGGCAAAGAAAAAACTATAACAATTGACGATAGATGTCTTATCGAAGTCAATTATCAGATTCATCTCTGAAATGATTACTTTATACTTTGTTGCGGCAATCTTTAGCTGCTTTTAATTTCATTCTGAAAGAAAAAATGATACAATAGAAATAGTTGTATTTAAGCTGAGCATTTTAGGGGGGATACTTTATGGGATGGATTAGAGAGAAAAAATGGGTGATAGGTTGTATAGCCATGGCTATTATTCTGTCTGTGTTTATAGTTAATAATATTGGAATATATAATCAAAACAACGCACTTAAGAAGGAAATAATAAGAAATATGAATGCTGAATGGTATCAACTATATCGTTTATCTGAAATTATAGATAAAAACTATATTAAGAATGATTTTCAGGATTCAGAAAAGTTTCAATTATATGTAAATCAAACATGCCACCATTTTTCATATGCAGGAGGATCAACTGAATTAACGGTAAATATGAGAAATTTTCTAGTACTGTCATACGACCCACTGTTTACTGACTTGTCTCTTGAGAAAGATCCTTTAAATAAGGAAAAGGCGATAGAATTGCTTAAAGGCATGAATGACGAATTGATGTCAATCAGTAAAGACATAATTGATATGAAGGATAATGAAAAAGAAAAACTGTTAAATCCTAAAACGTCAAAATTTATAGAAGTTAATGCTCGAGTAAAAGAATTTGCTGATAAATATGCAAAAGCGGTATATGATTATTTTAGGCAATATGGAAAATAGGCCTTGTCATGTTCTGCATGCTTAATTTTCATGTAAAAATTGCATGTAAAAAAAAGAAGCTCACTTTTCATATTATGCGAACCAAGAGGTTGATCTTAAAATTACCTCTTGGTTTGATTTATATTTATCAAGCTTTTGTTGATTTTAACAAAAGACAAATCTTCATGGAGCACCCTATGATTGTGCAGGCATCCGGATCCATTTCCTGATCCATT encodes the following:
- a CDS encoding GNAT family N-acetyltransferase; the protein is MYNRNNNILKERFCLMKIIVREATEKASKIIASIGVASWQAAYRGIVSDEYLNSLSVEGREKHIINSIANPTNRFAIAELDGEPVGMICFYPLSNDAHAKREWEIKALYVLPQYWNKGIGRTLIQYAFQYMVANKGEVCNLWVLADNQNARKFYERMGMSFTGKEKTITIDDRCLIEVNYQIHL